A window of the Deinococcus gobiensis I-0 genome harbors these coding sequences:
- the rpsD gene encoding 30S ribosomal protein S4, producing the protein MGRFRGSITKQSRREGINLAETEKVQKYLDKRPYGPGQHGQRRKGRPSDYSVRLREKQKLARLYGVGEKQFRNLFEEAANVPGVTGTVFLQLLERRLDNVVFRMGFASTRRQARQFVGHGHIFVNGKKVDVASYRVKIGDEISVAEGSRQMGFVQENMEAQKRRRVSPWVEMNPENFTGTFARLPAREDLALPINENFIIEYYSR; encoded by the coding sequence ATGGGTCGTTTCCGTGGTTCCATTACCAAGCAGAGCCGCCGCGAAGGCATCAACCTCGCGGAGACCGAAAAGGTCCAGAAGTACCTGGACAAGCGTCCCTACGGCCCCGGCCAGCACGGCCAACGCCGCAAGGGCCGCCCCAGCGACTACAGCGTGCGTCTGCGTGAAAAGCAGAAGCTCGCCCGCCTCTACGGCGTCGGCGAAAAGCAGTTCCGCAACCTCTTTGAGGAAGCCGCCAATGTGCCCGGCGTGACCGGCACCGTGTTCCTGCAGCTGCTCGAACGCCGTCTGGACAACGTCGTGTTCCGCATGGGCTTTGCCAGCACCCGCCGCCAGGCGCGTCAGTTTGTCGGTCACGGCCATATTTTCGTGAACGGCAAGAAAGTGGACGTGGCCAGCTACCGCGTCAAGATCGGCGACGAGATCAGCGTGGCCGAAGGCAGCCGCCAGATGGGCTTCGTCCAGGAAAACATGGAAGCGCAGAAGCGCCGCCGCGTCAGCCCCTGGGTCGAAATGAACCCCGAGAACTTCACCGGCACTTTCGCGCGTCTCCCCGCGCGTGAAGACTTGGCGCTGCCGATCAACGAGAACTTCATCATCGAGTACTACTCGCGTTAA
- a CDS encoding DNA-directed RNA polymerase subunit alpha, which translates to MDQKRPQLKARVDGNYGEFVLEPLTRGYGVTIGNPVRRILMSSIPGTAVTSVYIEDVLHEFSTIPGVKEDVIGLILNLKELVVKFHAGGPKTLTLRAQGEGVVKASAFEVPSDAEIVNPDLTIATLAEDGKLVMEVRVEEGEGYVPADKHATKDRINSIPVDAVFSPVRRVAYHVENTRVGQQTDLDRLILRVWTDGSTGPQDALDKAVEILRSELTVFGNVENVPVTIDTEISQPVYTPAMTTPVPAGAGIYDLPPRQPELSINPQPFPTDLDTPRVTLEGLGLTTRVLHSLKEEGIDSVDALCALSDRDLKKVPGIGERSLDEIKQQLAQFGLALRD; encoded by the coding sequence GTGGATCAAAAGCGCCCTCAACTCAAGGCCCGCGTGGACGGCAACTACGGCGAATTCGTCCTCGAGCCGCTCACGCGCGGGTACGGCGTCACCATCGGGAACCCTGTCCGGCGCATCCTGATGTCCTCGATTCCCGGCACGGCGGTGACCAGTGTCTACATCGAGGATGTCCTGCACGAGTTTTCCACCATTCCAGGCGTCAAGGAAGACGTCATCGGGCTGATCCTCAACCTCAAGGAACTGGTCGTGAAGTTCCATGCGGGCGGTCCCAAGACCCTGACGCTGCGCGCGCAGGGCGAAGGGGTCGTCAAGGCGAGCGCCTTCGAGGTGCCCAGTGACGCCGAGATCGTGAATCCGGACCTGACCATCGCCACCCTCGCCGAAGACGGCAAGCTGGTGATGGAAGTGCGTGTGGAAGAAGGCGAAGGCTACGTGCCCGCCGACAAGCATGCCACCAAGGACCGCATCAACTCGATCCCGGTGGACGCCGTGTTCTCGCCGGTGCGCCGCGTGGCCTACCACGTGGAGAACACCCGCGTGGGCCAGCAGACCGACCTCGACCGCCTGATCCTGCGCGTCTGGACCGATGGCAGCACCGGTCCCCAGGACGCCCTGGACAAGGCTGTGGAGATCCTGCGTTCGGAACTGACGGTGTTCGGTAACGTGGAAAACGTGCCGGTCACCATCGACACCGAGATCAGCCAGCCGGTCTACACCCCGGCGATGACGACCCCGGTGCCGGCCGGTGCGGGGATCTATGATCTGCCGCCGCGCCAGCCCGAGCTGAGCATCAACCCTCAGCCCTTCCCGACCGACCTGGATACGCCCCGCGTGACCCTCGAAGGCCTGGGCCTGACCACCCGCGTGCTGCATTCCCTCAAGGAAGAAGGCATCGACAGCGTGGACGCCCTGTGCGCCCTGTCCGACCGTGACCTCAAGAAGGTTCCGGGCATCGGTGAGCGCAGCCTCGACGAGATCAAGCAGCAGCTCGCCCAGTTCGGCCTCGCCCTCAGAGACTGA
- the rplQ gene encoding 50S ribosomal protein L17, whose translation MRHGKAGRKLNRNSSARTALARAQATALLREGRIQTTLTKAKELRPYVEKLITTAKGGDLHARRLVAQDIHDNDVVRKVMDEVAPKYAERPGGYTRILRVGTRRGDGVTMALIELV comes from the coding sequence ATGCGTCACGGTAAAGCCGGTCGCAAGCTCAACCGCAACAGCAGCGCCCGCACCGCCCTGGCCCGCGCCCAGGCGACGGCCCTGCTGCGCGAGGGCCGCATCCAGACGACCCTCACGAAGGCCAAGGAGCTGCGTCCTTACGTCGAGAAGCTGATCACCACCGCCAAGGGCGGCGATCTGCACGCCCGCCGCCTCGTCGCCCAGGACATCCACGACAACGACGTCGTGCGCAAGGTCATGGACGAAGTGGCCCCCAAGTACGCCGAGCGTCCCGGTGGCTACACCCGCATCCTGCGCGTGGGCACCCGCCGCGGTGACGGCGTCACCATGGCCCTCATCGAACTGGTCTGA
- a CDS encoding adenylate kinase, translating into MTQNKNKVVIFLGPPGAGKGTQAERLAAEQDLVKISTGDILRDHVARGTELGQTVQPILTAGQLVPDDILIALIRDKLAGMEQVRVIFDGFPRTQAQAQALDLLLEELGAPVTAVPLLEVPDEALVGRIVERGRQAAARGEAVRSDDTEEVARKRQQVYREQTQPLIEHYEGRGHLYRVDGVGTMDEVYSRILNGMR; encoded by the coding sequence GTGACTCAGAACAAAAATAAGGTCGTGATTTTCCTCGGGCCTCCCGGTGCGGGCAAGGGAACCCAGGCCGAGCGCCTGGCCGCCGAGCAGGACCTCGTCAAGATCAGCACCGGGGACATCCTGCGCGACCATGTGGCGCGCGGCACCGAGCTGGGCCAGACGGTACAGCCGATCCTGACGGCCGGACAGCTCGTTCCCGACGATATCCTCATCGCCCTGATCCGCGACAAGCTCGCCGGCATGGAGCAGGTGCGGGTCATTTTCGACGGGTTCCCGCGCACCCAGGCCCAGGCTCAGGCCCTCGACCTTCTGCTTGAGGAACTTGGCGCGCCGGTCACCGCCGTTCCCCTGCTCGAAGTGCCCGACGAGGCGCTCGTGGGCCGGATCGTCGAGCGTGGGCGGCAGGCGGCGGCACGCGGCGAGGCGGTGCGCAGCGACGACACCGAGGAGGTGGCCCGCAAACGCCAGCAGGTCTACCGCGAGCAGACCCAGCCTCTGATCGAGCACTACGAGGGGCGCGGCCACCTGTACCGGGTGGACGGCGTGGGCACCATGGACGAGGTCTACAGCCGCATCCTGAACGGCATGCGCTGA
- a CDS encoding S41 family peptidase: MKPAPRRSVARVSPFRLSGTRLLGAALLGTALLAAPAATAKTAATAPAQVLFDRVNQLVQDRYGGLSTVDRAALRSEYQIRLDAVCAPDPQTCASTKAYPVVQAEITALGDEHSFFQTPDDFGDFVASATGGNRKQFGVKLARLDGENRVVLEVVPDSAAAEAGLSRGDVLQTIGGQPYTYERLRSARLGDQATALGVDRQGQRLNLTITPRESSTRDLPRLTYAGPQGKTAVLRIPTFLTGGGVAQTVHNLVGQAQARGATGLIVDLRGNGGGSLSECDSAVSAFVPDFVRVARTSDGDVQTRVSRGLRLEDGQAQGGVRNPKLWTGPLAVLVDKSSASCSEFFAYEIQYAGRGPIIGEDTAGVGNTATRVFPLPDDAALQLTITNYVKPNGAPYPVRVMPDQTVAQTEDTIRRLTQGVDLLLDSGVRALSAAPTLSSDRARN, encoded by the coding sequence ATGAAACCTGCGCCTCGCCGGTCGGTCGCCCGCGTTTCCCCTTTCCGCCTTTCCGGCACCCGGCTGCTGGGGGCTGCCCTGCTGGGCACGGCCCTGCTGGCTGCTCCCGCCGCCACGGCCAAGACGGCCGCGACCGCTCCGGCACAGGTGCTGTTCGACCGAGTCAATCAACTGGTGCAGGACCGGTACGGCGGCCTCTCGACCGTCGACCGCGCCGCGCTGCGCAGCGAGTACCAGATCCGCCTCGACGCAGTGTGTGCGCCCGACCCGCAGACCTGCGCCTCGACCAAAGCCTACCCGGTGGTGCAGGCGGAGATCACGGCACTGGGGGACGAACACAGCTTTTTCCAGACGCCGGACGACTTCGGGGATTTCGTCGCCAGCGCGACGGGGGGCAACCGCAAGCAGTTCGGGGTGAAACTCGCGCGGCTCGACGGCGAGAACCGTGTGGTGCTGGAGGTGGTGCCCGACAGCGCCGCCGCCGAGGCCGGGCTGAGCCGGGGCGACGTGCTCCAGACCATCGGGGGGCAGCCCTACACCTACGAGCGGCTGCGCAGTGCCCGTCTGGGCGACCAGGCCACCGCGCTGGGGGTAGACCGCCAGGGCCAGCGCCTGAACCTGACCATCACGCCGCGCGAGAGCAGCACGCGCGACCTGCCGCGCCTGACGTACGCCGGACCGCAGGGCAAGACGGCGGTGCTGCGCATTCCGACCTTCCTGACGGGCGGCGGGGTGGCGCAGACCGTACACAACCTCGTGGGGCAGGCGCAGGCGCGCGGGGCCACCGGCCTGATCGTGGACCTGCGCGGCAATGGGGGCGGCAGCCTCAGCGAGTGCGACAGCGCCGTGAGCGCCTTCGTACCGGATTTCGTGCGGGTGGCGCGCACCAGCGACGGCGACGTACAGACCCGTGTGAGCCGGGGCCTGCGTCTCGAAGACGGGCAGGCCCAGGGGGGCGTGCGCAACCCCAAGCTCTGGACCGGCCCGCTGGCCGTGCTGGTGGACAAGTCCAGCGCGTCGTGCAGCGAGTTCTTCGCCTACGAGATCCAGTACGCCGGGCGTGGCCCGATCATCGGGGAGGACACGGCCGGCGTGGGCAATACGGCGACCCGCGTCTTTCCGCTGCCGGACGACGCCGCGCTGCAACTGACCATTACCAACTACGTCAAGCCCAATGGCGCGCCCTACCCGGTGCGCGTGATGCCCGACCAGACGGTCGCCCAGACCGAGGACACCATCCGGCGGCTGACGCAGGGCGTGGACCTGCTGCTCGACAGCGGCGTGCGTGCCCTGAGCGCCGCACCCACGCTGTCGAGCGACCGCGCCCGGAACTAG
- a CDS encoding MFS transporter, translating to MWGGFFLVVPLITVHFVDGLGWAAASVGLVLGLRQLTQQGLTVFGGAWADRLGPKPLILAGCLIRTLGFAWMAFAGSLPELLAASLLAGVGGGLFDAPKSAAITAVTPPEFRARMFSLISIAGNLGMVTGPLLGAWLITLGFQRAALIASSAYIFALVVLALTLPHMRPAPRVDTRALAGLAVALHDRAFRRFTFVLCGYFLLSTQLNVAVTLKAVELAGPGATGPLYGLSAGLAVALQYPLLRLAERHLRARVVLVTAVLSVAVSLGLMGLAVTFGQLLACVALYSLGTMLVYPMQQTLTSRLAPEGLTGSYFGFSAISLGLGGAVGNFLGGLLIDAGRRLDFTLLPWLTLLAIGLLTALGLRWALRDMPTREEAQAAAGD from the coding sequence ATGTGGGGAGGCTTTTTTCTGGTCGTGCCCCTCATCACGGTGCATTTCGTAGACGGTCTGGGCTGGGCGGCCGCCAGCGTGGGTCTAGTGCTGGGCCTGCGCCAGCTCACGCAGCAGGGCCTGACGGTCTTCGGGGGGGCCTGGGCCGACCGCCTCGGCCCCAAGCCGCTGATCCTGGCAGGGTGTCTGATCCGCACGCTGGGCTTCGCCTGGATGGCCTTCGCCGGATCGCTGCCCGAACTGCTGGCCGCCTCGCTGCTGGCCGGGGTCGGCGGCGGTCTGTTCGACGCCCCAAAGAGCGCGGCCATCACGGCCGTCACCCCCCCCGAGTTCCGCGCGCGGATGTTCAGCCTCATCAGCATCGCGGGCAACCTGGGCATGGTCACGGGGCCGCTGCTGGGCGCCTGGCTCATCACCCTGGGCTTCCAGCGCGCCGCCCTGATCGCCAGCAGCGCCTACATCTTCGCGCTGGTGGTCCTGGCCCTCACGCTGCCGCACATGCGCCCGGCTCCGCGCGTGGACACCCGCGCGCTGGCGGGGCTGGCGGTAGCGCTGCACGACCGGGCCTTCCGGCGCTTCACCTTCGTGCTGTGCGGTTACTTCCTGCTCAGCACCCAGCTCAACGTGGCCGTGACCCTCAAGGCGGTCGAGCTGGCCGGGCCAGGCGCGACGGGGCCGCTCTACGGGCTCTCGGCGGGGCTGGCGGTGGCGCTGCAATACCCGCTGCTGCGCCTCGCCGAGCGTCACCTGCGCGCGCGGGTGGTGCTGGTCACGGCCGTCCTGAGCGTGGCCGTCTCGCTGGGCTTGATGGGCCTGGCCGTCACCTTCGGGCAACTGCTGGCCTGCGTGGCGCTGTACAGCCTGGGCACCATGCTGGTGTATCCCATGCAGCAGACCCTCACGTCCCGTCTCGCGCCCGAGGGCCTCACGGGCAGCTATTTCGGCTTCTCGGCCATCAGCCTGGGCCTGGGCGGGGCAGTGGGCAACTTCCTGGGGGGGCTACTCATCGACGCCGGACGCCGCCTGGATTTCACGCTGCTGCCCTGGCTGACCCTGCTCGCCATCGGGCTGCTCACGGCCCTGGGGCTGCGCTGGGCCCTGCGCGACATGCCCACCCGCGAGGAGGCCCAGGCCGCAGCGGGCGACTGA
- the rpmJ gene encoding 50S ribosomal protein L36, producing the protein MKVRSSVKRMCDNCKVIRRHGRVLVICTNVKHKQRQG; encoded by the coding sequence ATGAAAGTTCGCAGCAGTGTCAAGAGAATGTGCGACAACTGCAAGGTGATCCGCCGCCACGGGCGCGTTCTGGTCATCTGCACCAATGTCAAGCACAAGCAGAGGCAGGGTTAA
- the rpsM gene encoding 30S ribosomal protein S13, with amino-acid sequence MARIAGVDLPREKRIEIALTYIYGIGLTRAKDVLAQTGVNPDTRVKNLSEAEQSTLREAIEKTYKVEGDLRSEVGQNIKRLMDIGAYRGLRHRRGLPVRGQRTKTNARTRKGPRKTVAGKKKATRK; translated from the coding sequence ATGGCGCGTATTGCTGGCGTTGACCTGCCCCGTGAAAAGCGCATCGAAATCGCGCTGACCTACATCTACGGGATCGGCCTGACCCGCGCCAAGGACGTTCTGGCGCAGACGGGCGTGAACCCCGACACCCGCGTCAAGAACCTCTCGGAAGCCGAGCAGAGCACCCTGCGCGAAGCCATCGAGAAGACCTACAAGGTCGAAGGCGACCTGCGCAGCGAAGTCGGTCAGAACATCAAGCGTCTGATGGACATCGGCGCCTACCGTGGCCTGCGTCACCGCCGCGGCCTGCCCGTGCGCGGCCAGCGCACCAAGACGAACGCCCGCACCCGCAAGGGCCCGCGCAAGACCGTCGCCGGTAAGAAAAAGGCCACGAGGAAGTAA
- the rpsK gene encoding 30S ribosomal protein S11: MAKSTKGKTPRRARRNISAGRAYVNASYNNTIVTITDLEGNSVAWSSGGTIGYKGSKKGTPYAAQLAAADAVKKAQQTFGMNIVDVIVRGSGSGREQAIRAIQASGIEVKSIMDDTPVPHNGCRPKKKFRA; encoded by the coding sequence ATGGCGAAGAGCACCAAGGGCAAGACCCCCCGCCGCGCCCGGCGCAACATCAGCGCTGGCCGCGCCTACGTGAACGCGAGCTACAACAACACCATCGTCACCATCACCGACCTTGAAGGCAACAGCGTGGCCTGGTCGTCGGGCGGCACCATCGGCTACAAGGGCAGCAAGAAGGGGACCCCCTACGCTGCCCAGCTGGCCGCCGCCGACGCCGTCAAGAAGGCGCAGCAGACCTTCGGCATGAACATCGTCGACGTGATCGTGCGTGGCAGCGGCTCGGGCCGTGAACAGGCCATCCGCGCCATCCAGGCGTCGGGCATTGAAGTGAAGTCCATCATGGACGACACCCCTGTGCCCCACAACGGCTGCCGCCCCAAGAAGAAGTTCCGCGCCTAA
- the lon gene encoding endopeptidase La, whose protein sequence is MPTEHPNLPKNIPVCPVRGSVIYPTMVQHIDASRALSIGAIEAAMSGEKVILIVSQRDKDVDDPKGSDLYDVGTACNVLRVRKNPDGTVQMLVSAVARVRVSAYTRGDYLRADIEALPEGKSGGVELQALARELREKFDTVASGGRLNAESVQTIQSKEDPGEMADHIAFNLDFKLEDKQALLEIDSVEGRLRKILTLLDTEQEVQAVQAKIRAQVKEEIDKNQREYYLREQMKVIQKELNGSDDEDGDEAEAFRAKIDALDLKPEVKKDIDREVNRLSRMHPDAAEASVIRTYLTWVTELPWNTRSEDRLDVGEAAQVLDEDHYGLEKVKDRVLEFLAVRRLRKERAERGEISADEVNKGPILVFTGPPGVGKTSIAQSIAKALGRKYVRIALGGARDESDIRGHRRTYIGAMPGRLIQGIRTAGTKNPVVLLDEIDKLGSSYQGDPSSALLEVLDPSQNQHFTDHYLGVAFDLSEVMFIATANYPEQIPAALMDRMEVIDFSSYIEQEKLEIAKRYLLPRQLTQNGLKPNQISFTDASLEKLISNYTREAGVRNLEREIGTVARKVARRIATAEVKRVKVTDKELDRYLGQARHTPESENKEDMVGVSTGMFYTPVGGDILFVETSIMPGKGLVLTGQLGDVMKESARAALTYAKSNAERFHIDKDRLDNSEIHVHVPAGAIPKEGPSAGGAMATSLISALTGIPARHDVAMTGEMTLTGRYLPIGGLKEKVLGARRAGIKHIIMPKANEADLRDIPAHLRASMSFHPCETVDQVLDVALVGGLKALETPRDGSAPAVPTPGAEAPKRRNSRRTGASA, encoded by the coding sequence ATGCCCACCGAACACCCCAACCTCCCCAAGAACATTCCCGTCTGCCCTGTCCGCGGCAGCGTGATCTACCCGACGATGGTCCAGCACATCGACGCCAGCCGCGCCCTGTCCATCGGGGCCATCGAGGCGGCCATGAGCGGCGAGAAGGTCATCCTGATCGTCTCGCAGCGCGACAAGGACGTGGACGACCCCAAGGGCAGCGACCTGTACGACGTGGGCACCGCCTGTAACGTCCTGCGCGTGCGCAAGAACCCCGACGGCACCGTCCAGATGCTCGTGTCGGCCGTGGCGCGCGTGCGCGTGAGCGCCTACACGCGCGGCGACTACCTGCGCGCCGACATCGAGGCCCTGCCCGAAGGCAAGAGCGGCGGCGTGGAGCTTCAGGCCCTGGCCCGCGAACTGCGCGAGAAGTTCGACACCGTCGCCAGCGGCGGCCGCCTGAACGCCGAGAGCGTGCAGACCATCCAGAGCAAGGAAGACCCCGGCGAGATGGCCGACCACATCGCCTTCAACCTCGACTTCAAGCTCGAGGACAAGCAGGCCCTGCTGGAAATCGACAGCGTCGAGGGGCGGCTGCGCAAGATCCTGACGCTGCTCGACACCGAGCAGGAAGTGCAGGCCGTGCAGGCCAAGATCCGCGCGCAGGTCAAGGAAGAGATCGACAAGAACCAGCGCGAGTACTACCTGCGCGAGCAGATGAAGGTCATCCAGAAGGAACTGAACGGCAGCGACGACGAGGACGGCGACGAGGCCGAGGCCTTCCGCGCCAAGATCGACGCCCTGGACCTCAAGCCCGAGGTGAAAAAGGACATCGACCGCGAGGTCAACCGCCTGTCGCGCATGCACCCCGACGCCGCCGAGGCTTCGGTCATCCGCACCTACCTGACCTGGGTCACCGAGCTGCCCTGGAACACCCGCAGCGAGGACCGCCTGGACGTGGGCGAGGCCGCGCAGGTGCTCGACGAGGACCACTACGGCCTGGAGAAGGTCAAGGACCGCGTACTGGAGTTCCTGGCCGTGCGCCGGCTGCGCAAGGAGCGGGCCGAGCGCGGCGAGATCAGCGCCGACGAGGTCAACAAGGGACCCATCCTGGTGTTCACCGGCCCTCCCGGCGTCGGCAAGACCAGCATCGCGCAGAGCATCGCCAAGGCGCTGGGCCGCAAGTACGTGCGTATCGCCCTGGGCGGCGCGCGTGACGAGTCGGACATCCGGGGCCACCGCCGCACCTACATCGGCGCCATGCCCGGCCGCCTGATCCAGGGCATCCGCACCGCCGGCACCAAGAACCCGGTCGTGCTGCTCGACGAGATCGACAAGCTGGGCAGCAGCTACCAGGGCGACCCCAGCTCGGCGCTGCTCGAAGTGCTCGACCCCTCGCAGAACCAGCACTTCACCGACCACTACCTGGGCGTGGCCTTCGACCTCTCGGAAGTCATGTTCATCGCCACGGCGAACTACCCCGAGCAGATTCCGGCCGCGCTGATGGACCGCATGGAGGTCATCGACTTTTCCAGCTACATCGAGCAGGAGAAGCTGGAGATCGCCAAGCGTTACCTGCTGCCCCGTCAGCTCACGCAGAACGGCCTGAAGCCCAACCAGATCTCGTTCACCGACGCCTCGCTGGAAAAGCTGATCTCGAACTACACCCGCGAAGCCGGCGTGCGCAACCTCGAGCGCGAGATCGGTACGGTGGCCCGCAAGGTCGCCCGCCGCATCGCCACCGCCGAGGTCAAGCGCGTCAAGGTCACCGACAAGGAACTCGACCGCTACCTGGGGCAGGCCCGCCACACCCCCGAGAGCGAGAACAAGGAAGACATGGTCGGCGTGAGCACCGGCATGTTCTACACGCCGGTCGGCGGGGACATCCTGTTCGTCGAGACGAGCATCATGCCCGGCAAGGGCCTGGTCCTCACCGGGCAGCTGGGCGACGTGATGAAGGAATCGGCCCGCGCGGCCCTGACCTACGCCAAGAGCAACGCCGAGCGCTTCCACATCGACAAGGACCGCCTCGACAACAGCGAGATCCACGTGCATGTGCCGGCCGGCGCCATCCCCAAGGAAGGCCCGAGTGCCGGGGGCGCGATGGCGACCAGTCTCATCTCGGCCCTGACCGGGATTCCGGCACGCCACGACGTCGCCATGACCGGCGAGATGACCCTGACGGGACGCTACCTCCCCATCGGCGGCCTGAAGGAGAAGGTGCTGGGCGCGCGGCGTGCGGGCATCAAGCACATCATCATGCCCAAGGCCAACGAGGCCGACCTGCGCGACATCCCGGCCCACCTGCGCGCCTCGATGAGCTTCCACCCCTGCGAGACGGTGGATCAGGTGCTGGACGTGGCCCTGGTCGGCGGCCTGAAGGCGCTGGAAACCCCGCGTGACGGCTCGGCCCCCGCCGTGCCCACCCCCGGCGCCGAGGCCCCCAAGCGCCGCAACAGCCGCCGGACCGGCGCGAGCGCCTGA
- a CDS encoding YqgE/AlgH family protein, translated as MSRALTFLVASPHLHGAVFGGAVILLLEHDLGGAMGLIVNAPAPQTVTELMPDAPGQDEPAWLGGPVDPSLGWCLYPEPLGLEGEMRLLPGLNVTSSLDVLRAVMAAGQRYMLVLGYAGWRAGQLAEEARAGAWVWVEQDTPELLWDVPAENRWAEALRRLGVSPDTIMPGGAQA; from the coding sequence ATGAGCCGCGCGCTGACGTTTCTGGTCGCCAGCCCCCACCTGCACGGGGCCGTGTTCGGGGGCGCCGTCATTCTGCTGCTCGAACACGACCTGGGCGGCGCGATGGGCCTGATCGTCAATGCGCCCGCACCGCAGACCGTCACCGAACTGATGCCCGACGCGCCGGGTCAGGACGAGCCCGCATGGCTGGGCGGCCCGGTCGACCCCTCGCTGGGCTGGTGCCTGTACCCCGAGCCGCTGGGGCTGGAGGGCGAGATGCGTCTGCTGCCCGGCCTGAACGTCACGAGCAGTCTGGACGTGCTGCGCGCCGTGATGGCCGCCGGCCAGCGGTACATGCTGGTCCTGGGCTATGCGGGCTGGCGCGCCGGGCAGCTGGCCGAGGAGGCCCGCGCCGGAGCCTGGGTCTGGGTGGAGCAGGACACGCCGGAACTGCTGTGGGACGTACCGGCCGAGAACCGCTGGGCCGAGGCGCTGCGCCGCCTGGGGGTGTCGCCCGACACCATCATGCCCGGCGGCGCCCAGGCCTGA
- the secY gene encoding preprotein translocase subunit SecY yields the protein MLRAFRDAFRIPDLRRKIVFTLLLLAVYRLGSAIPTPGVNTAALSQATSGGLFGLISLISGGNLSQFSIFALGVLPYITASIVIQLLTTTVPALEKLSKEGEEGRKKINQYTRYAAIALGAAQAIFFSLYITSNPQYVAVGWDPGIFTVLVMVLTQVAGIALTMWIGERITEVGVGNGISLIITSGIIAAYPREIAATGQLLQTEQTSILRILIFIGVILITIAGIVYVYQAERRVPVTYARARGGAAGQARGAGQATWLPIKVNQAGVIPVIFASAMLIIPNVIASATATRAPAVNAWISTNLVFGTPLYIILEAALIFGFTYLYNSVQFDPKRIAEQLREAGGFIPGVRPGTATAEFLGSISGRLSLWGAIFLVVLTVFPQIVQRGTGITTFQFSGTGLLIIVGVALETLKQLEAQLTVRRYDGFISKGRIRGRLNN from the coding sequence ATGCTCCGCGCCTTCCGCGACGCGTTCCGGATTCCGGACCTGAGGCGGAAGATTGTCTTCACCCTGCTGCTGCTCGCCGTGTACCGCTTGGGAAGCGCCATTCCCACGCCCGGCGTGAATACTGCAGCCCTCAGCCAGGCCACCTCGGGTGGCCTCTTTGGTTTGATCAGCCTGATCTCGGGGGGCAATCTTTCGCAGTTCTCGATCTTTGCGCTGGGGGTGCTGCCGTATATCACGGCCAGTATCGTGATCCAGCTGCTCACGACCACCGTGCCGGCCCTGGAAAAGCTTTCCAAGGAAGGCGAGGAGGGCCGCAAGAAGATCAACCAGTACACCCGCTACGCGGCCATCGCTCTGGGGGCGGCGCAGGCGATCTTCTTCTCGCTGTACATCACCAGCAACCCGCAGTACGTGGCGGTGGGCTGGGACCCGGGCATCTTCACGGTGCTCGTCATGGTGCTGACGCAGGTGGCAGGTATCGCCCTGACCATGTGGATCGGTGAGCGCATCACCGAGGTCGGCGTGGGCAACGGCATCAGCCTGATCATCACCTCTGGCATCATCGCGGCCTATCCGCGTGAGATTGCGGCGACGGGTCAGCTGCTCCAGACCGAGCAGACCAGCATCCTGCGCATCCTGATCTTCATCGGCGTCATCCTGATCACCATCGCCGGCATCGTGTACGTGTACCAGGCCGAGCGCCGGGTGCCCGTGACCTATGCGCGCGCGCGCGGTGGAGCGGCCGGTCAGGCCCGTGGGGCCGGTCAGGCGACCTGGCTGCCCATCAAGGTGAACCAGGCGGGTGTGATTCCGGTGATCTTCGCTTCGGCCATGCTGATCATCCCCAATGTGATCGCCAGCGCGACGGCCACCCGCGCGCCGGCCGTGAACGCCTGGATCAGCACCAACCTCGTCTTCGGCACGCCGCTGTACATCATTCTGGAAGCCGCCCTGATCTTCGGCTTCACGTACCTGTACAACAGTGTGCAGTTTGATCCCAAGCGCATCGCGGAGCAGCTGCGCGAGGCCGGCGGCTTCATTCCGGGCGTCCGTCCGGGCACGGCGACCGCCGAATTCCTGGGCAGCATCAGCGGTCGCCTGAGCCTCTGGGGCGCGATCTTCCTGGTCGTGCTGACGGTGTTCCCGCAGATCGTGCAACGCGGCACCGGCATCACCACCTTCCAGTTCTCGGGCACGGGCCTGCTGATCATCGTGGGGGTGGCACTCGAGACCCTGAAGCAGCTCGAAGCGCAGCTCACGGTGCGCCGTTACGACGGCTTCATCAGCAAGGGCCGCATCCGTGGCCGCCTGAACAACTGA
- the infA gene encoding translation initiation factor IF-1: protein MPEQREKRKKEESDTVRAEGVVEEALPNTTFRVKLDTGHDLLAYISGKMRIHYIRILPGDRVVLEISPYDTTRGRIVYRK from the coding sequence ATGCCGGAACAGCGGGAAAAACGTAAGAAGGAAGAGTCCGATACCGTGCGGGCCGAAGGGGTCGTGGAAGAGGCGCTGCCGAACACCACGTTCCGTGTAAAGCTCGACACCGGGCATGACCTGCTGGCGTACATCAGCGGCAAGATGCGGATTCACTACATCCGAATCCTGCCGGGGGACCGTGTGGTTCTGGAGATCAGCCCCTACGACACCACGCGTGGGCGCATCGTCTACCGCAAGTAA